The genomic region TCGATCGAGGCCGACGGCTCCGCGGTCAAGGGCAGGGTCGGCTACGTCCCGGCCCCGCACGACCGGACGGAGAAGGCCGGCTGGCTGTGGACCTGGGCGTGGGGCATCCAGCAGGCGGCCGAGAACAAGGACGCCGCCTGGGAGTTCATCTCCTGGGCCTCCTCCAAGGAGTACCAGGAACTGGTCGGGCGGGAGGTGGGCTGGACGGCGGCGCCCGCCGGGAACCGCAAGTCGCTCTACTCCAACCCCCGGTACCAGCAGGCGGCAGACGCCTGGTACCGGCAGGAGTACACAGCGGCGACCGATTCCGCCGACCCGAGGAATCCCGGCGTCGACCCGCGCCCCTACACCGGTATCGGCTTCCTCGGCATTCCCGAGTTCGCCGTGCTCGGTACGGCGGTCTCCCAGCAGATCGCCGCGGCCATCGCCGGGCAGCAGTCGGTGGACGCGGCCCTGGAGAAGTCGCAGGACCTCGCACAGGCAGCGGCGGCGAAGTACCGGGGCGAGTGACCCGGCGGCTACCTGGCCGGTCACCGCCCCGGCCGTGACCGCGCCGTGCGCGTGGCGCGGGCCGCGCCCCCGGTCACCCGGGAACGCGGCCCTCGAACTGCCCTGAACTGCCCCGCGGCTCCGCTTACTTGCGGATCAGGCTGCGCAGCACGTACTGCATGATGCCGCCGTTGCGGTAGTAGTCCGCCTCACCGGGGGTGTCGATGCGGACGACCGCGTCGAACTCGACGCCGGTGTCGGTGGTGACCTTCACCGTGCGCGGGGTGGTGCCCTCGTTGAGCGCGGTGACGCCGGAGATGGAGAAGGTCTCCTCACCCGTCAGGCCGAGGGACGCGGCCGACTGGCCCTCCGGGAACTGGAGCGGAAGGACGCCCATGCCGATGAGGTTCGAGCGGTGGATGCGCTCGTAGGACTCGGCGATGACGGCCTTGACGCCCAGGAGCGCGGTGCCCTTGGCGGCCCAGTCGCGGGACGAGCCGGAGCCGTACTCCTTGCCGGCCAGGACGACCAGCGGGATGCCGGCGGCCTGGTAGTTCTGCGAGGCGTCGTAGATGAAGGAGACCGGGCCGCCGTCCTGCGTGAAGTCACGCGTGTAGCCGCCCTCGGTGCCCGGCGCGATCTGGTTGCGCAGGCGGATGTTGGCGAACGTACCGCGGATCATGACCTCGTGGTTGCCGCGGCGCGAGCCGTAGCTGTTGAAGTCGCGGCGCTCGACGCCGTGCTCCGTGAGGTACTTGCCGGCCGGGGTGTCGGCCTTGATGGCACCCGCCGGGGAGATGTGGTCGGTGGTGACCGAGTCGCCCAGCTTGGCGAGCACGCGGGCGCCGGAGATGTCGGAGACCGGGGTGGTCTCCATCGTCATGCCCTCGAAGTACGGGGGCTTGCGGACGTACGTCGACTGCGGGTCCCACTCGAAGGTGTTGCCGGTCGGGATCGGCAGCGCCTGCCACTGGGCGTCGCCCGCGAAGACGTCCGAGTAGGACTTGGAGAACATGTCCTCGCCGATGGCGTTGGCGACGACGTCGTTCACCTCGGCCTCGGAGGGCCAGATGTCCTTCAGGAAGACCGGGTTGCCGTCCTGGTCGGTGCCCAGGGCGTCACGGGTGATGTCGACCTTCATGGAGCCGGCGATCGCGTAGGCCACGACCAGCGGCGGGGACGCCAGGTAGTTCATCTTGACGTCGGGGTTGATACGGCCCTCGAAGTTCCGGTTGCCGGAGAGGACCGAGGTGACCGCGAGGTCGTGGTCGTTGACGGCCTTGGAGACCTCCTCCGGCAGCGGGCCGGAGTTGCCGATGCAGGTGGTGCAGCCGTAGCCGACGAGGTTGAAGCCGACCTTGTCGAGGTACGGGGTCAGGCCCGCCTTCTCGAAGTAGTCGGTGACGACCTTGGAACCCGGGGCGAGGGTGGTCTTGACCCACGGCTTGCGGGTCAGGCCCTTCTCCACCGCCTTCTTGGCCACCAGGGCGGCGGCGACCATGACGTACGGGTTTGAGGTGTTGGTGCAGGAGGTGATGGCCGCGACCGTCACCGCGCCGTGGTCGATCTCGTACGAGGTGCCGTCGGGGGCGGTCACGGTGACCGGGTTCGACGGGGCGCCGTTCGGGATCGACGAGGGGGCGTCGGAGCTCGGGAAGGACTCCTTGCTGGCCTCGTACTCGTCGTTGACGTAGGCGCGGACGTCCTGCTTGAACTGCTCGGCGGCGTTGGCGAGGACGATACGGTCCTGCGGGCGCTTCGGGCCGGCGATGGACGGCACGACCGTCGCCAGGTCGAGCTCCAGCTTCTCGGAGAAGTCGGGCTCGGCGGCCGGGTCCAGCCAGAGGCCCTGCTCCTTGGCGTACGCCTCGACGAGGGCGAGCTGCTGCTCGGAGCGGCCGGTGAGCTTGAGGTACTTGATCGTCTCGTCGTCGATCGGGAAGATCGCGGCGGTCGAGCCGAACTCCGGCGACATGTTGCCGATGGTGGCGCGGTTGGCGAGGCTCGTGGCCGCCACACCCTCGCCGTAGAACTCGACGAACTTGCCGACGACACCGTGCTTGCGCAGCATCTCGGTGATGGTCAGCACGAGGTCGGTGGCGGTGGTGCCGGGCTTGAGCTCACCGGTGAGCTTGAAGCCGACGACGCGCGGGATGAGCATGGAGACCGGCTGGCCGAGCATCGCGGCCTCGGCCTCGATGCCGCCGACGCCCCAGCCGAGGACGCCCAGGCCGTTGACCATCGTGGTGTGCGAGTCGGTGCCGACGAGGGTGTCGGGGTAGGCCTGGCCGTTACGGACCATGACCGTACGCGCGAGGTGCTCGATGTTCACCTGGTGGACGATGCCGGTGCCGGGCGGGACGACCTTGAACTCGTCGAAGGCGGTCTGGCCCCAGCGCAGGAACTGGTAGCGCTCCCTGTTGCGGCCGTACTCCAGCTCGACGTTCTGCGCGAAGGCGTCGTTCGTGCCGAACTTGTCGGCGATGACGGAGTGGTCGATGACCAGCTCGGCCGGCGCCAGCGGGTTGATCTTCGCCGGGTCGCCGCCCAGCTCCTTGACGGCCTCACGCATGGTCGCGAGGTCCACGACACAGGGCACGCCGGTGAAGTCCTGCATGATCACGCGGGCCGGCGTGAACTGGATCTCCTGCGACGGCTGGGCCTGCGAGTCCCAGCCGCCGAGGGCGCGGATGTGGTCGGCGGTGATGTTCGCGCCGTCCTCGGTGCGGAGCAGGTTCTCCAGCAGGACCTTGAGGCTGTACGGAAGGCGGGCCGAGCCCTCCACCTTGTCCAGCCGGAAGATCTCGTACGACTCGTCGCCCACCTGCAGCGTGCTGCGGGCGTCGAAGCTGTTCGCCGACACGACAGTCTCCTTCATTGATGTGCGCGTACCACCACGATCCTGCCGCCACGGCATCTCGGCCGATCCGCTAAGGTAAGGCTAAGTTAGGCAGGCCTTACCGGGGCTGGCGGCTGCGGTGCTCCCCGGCAGATATCTCGATGTCGAGATAACTCTAGTACACCGGGGGCGGTAGGTCATGCCCCGGCGTCCGCCATGCGGTCATGCACCCCCCTCTCCGGGGTATCCGAACCAGGTGTCCACGCCGCAAACGGAGAGGAGACAGGCATGCCGCTCACGTTCCGCAAGAGTTTCCGGATCCTTCCGGGGGTGCGTCTGAACATCAACAAGCGCTCCTGGTCCATCACGACCGGCGGTGGAAAGAACGGCCCGCGTCACACCCGCAGCAGTACGGGACGTCGTACGACATCGATGGACCTGCCCGGACCTTTCGGGTGGCGGCGCACGCGCACCGCCCGTCGACACTGAGCCACCAGGGCGGATTGACTTCCCGTCACCCGAACGGAGCCCCCCGTCGGGTGACATCTCATATCTGAGATAACCTCAACCACATGGCAGACGACTACCTCGTACGCATCGGCAAGCTCATCCGTGACGCCCGGCAGCACCGGGGCTGGACCCAGTCGCAGCTGGCGGAGGCGCTCGGAACCAGCCAGAGCGCCGTGAACCGGATCGAGCGCGGCAACCAGAACATCAGCCTTGAGATGATCGCGCGTATCGGGGAGGCCCTCGACAGCGAGATCGTGTCGCTCGGCTACGCCGGTCCGATGCACCTGCGGGTGGTCGGCGGCCGCCGGCTGTCCGGCGCCATCGACGTGAAGACGAGCAAGAACGCGTGTGTCGCGCTGCTGTGCGCCTCACTGCTCAACCAGGGGCGCACGGTGCTGCGCCGCGTGGCTCGCATCGAGGAGGTGTACCGCCTCCTGGAGGTGCTGGGCTCGATCGGCGTCCGCACCCGGTGGATCAACGACGGTGTCGACCTGGAGATCGTGCCGTCGGCCGAGCTGGACCTGGCGGCCATCGACGCGGACGCGGCCCGCCGCACCCGCTCGATCATCATGTTCCTCGGTCCGCTGCTGCACCGCATGGACCACTTCAAGCTGCCCTACGCCGGCGGCTGCGACCTCGGTACGCGCACGGTCGAGCCGCACATGATCGCGCTGCGCCGGTTCGGTCTCGACATCGCCGCCACCGAGGGCCAGTACCACGCGATGGTGGACCGCTCGGTCCGCCCCGACCGTCCGATCGTGCTGACCGAGCGCGGTGACACGGTGACCGAGAACGCGCTGCTCGCGGCCGCCCGGCACGACGGCATCACCGTCATCCGCAACGCGTCCTCCAACTACATGGTCCAGGACCTGTGCTTCTTCCTGGAGGCCCTCGGTGTGAAGGTCGACGGCATCGGCACCACCACGCTCACCGTGCACGGCGTGCCGACCATCGACGTCGACGTGGACTACTCCCCCTCCGAGGACCCGGTCGAGGCGATGAGCCTGGTCGCGGCAGCCGTGGTCACCGAGTCGCAGCTGACGGTGCGCCGGGTGCCGATCGAGTTCCTGGAGATCGAGCTGGCCGTGCTGGAGGAGATGGGCCTCGACCACGACCGCACGCCCGAGTACTTCGCCGACAACGGCCGCACCCGGCTGGTGGACCTCACCGTCCGGCCCTCCAAGCTGGAGGCGCCGATCGACAAGATCCACCCCATGCCGTTCCCCGGCCTGAACATCGACAACGTCCCGTTCTTCGCGGCCATCGCGGCGGTCGCCCAGGGCAAGACCCTCATCCACGACTGGGTCTACGACAACCGCGCGATCTACCTGACCGACCTCAACCGGCTGGGTGGCCGCCTGCAGCTCCTCGACCCGCACCGCGTGCTGGTCGAGGGCCCGACCCGCTGGCGCGCCGCCGAGATGATGTGCCCGCCGGCCCTGCGCCCCGCGGTGGTCGTCCTGCTGGCGATGATGGCGGCCGAGGGCACGTCGGTGCTGCGCAACGTGTACGTCATCAACCGGGGTTACGAGGACCTGGCCGAGCGACTGAACTCGATCGGGGCGCAGATCGAGACGTTCCGGGACATCTGAACGACGGATGCGCGCTGTACGTACGGGGCGGGGCCGGGGCATCCCGGCCCCGCCCCGCGCTACGACGAACGCGCGCCTACGTCTTGGGCCAGGCCATCGAGGGCTGCGCCGACCCGGAACCGGACACGGCGGGCACGGGAGTGCGCCCCGCTCACCAAGGGACTGCCTGATCCTCGATCAGTTCCCGGTGGCCGATTCCGGTAGTGGGCCGGAGCCCAGGACTCTGGCGGTGAGGTTCGCCAGGTGCGCCCGCATGGTGTCGCGTGGCAGCCGCTCTCGCCCGGCCAGGTGCTCGACGAGGTCGGCCCGGGTGGCGGCGAGCAGGGCATGGGCGAGGAAGTCGCTGTCGGTCAGACCGGGGATCTGCTCCAGCACGGACCGGAGCAGGCCGTGCCACAGGGTGTAGTGCTCCGCCTGGTAGGGACTGCCGCTGCCGCCCTCTTCCAGGGCCAGCGCGAGGCGGCGGTTGTCGAGTTTGAAGCACAGGACGGCGTCCAGCAGGGCGGGTACGCGCTGGTGCGGTGGGGTGGCGGGGCCCAACGGCGGCGGACCGGCTTCGACTGCCTCCCTGACCGGTTCGAGCCGCGCCTCGTACAGCGCGCGGAGCAGCCCGGCGCGGTCACCGAAGGCACGGAAGAGCGTTCCCTTGCCGACGCCGGCCGCTGCCGCGATGTCGGCCATGGTGAGTTCCTCGGGACTGTCGGAGCGGGCGAAGAGGTCGTCGGCGGCCGCGAGGACGGCCTTGCGGTTGCGGACGGCGTCCTGGCGGGGCTTGCGCTCGGGCACGCGGTTCTCCTCTTTGCAATCCGGACCCTGGGTCCGTATCGTAAAAACGGACCCCAGGTCCGGATTCTACGAGATGGAGGACACCCATGTCCGCACCGACGGCACCGATCGCACCGGCGGATCTCTACCGCCACAGCCTGCGACTGCTCCTGGAAAAGGACATTTCCGCGTGGGTCGGCCTGTGGGCCGAGGACGGCGTCATGGAGTTCCCCTTCGCGCCCCCGGGTTGGCCCCGGCGCCTGGAGGGCAAGGAGGCCATCGCCGCCTACATGCGCCCCTACCCCGACCACATCGACCTGCACGCCTTCCCCGACCTGCGGATCCACCGGACCACCGACCCGGAGACCATCGTGGCCGAGATGCGCGGCGTCGGACGCCTGGTCAAGACCGACAGTCCCTACGAGATGACCTACATCGCCGTCGTCACGGTCCGGGACGGGCTCATCGCCTCCTACCGGGACTACTGGAACCCCCTCGCCGTCCTCGAACCCGGCACCGGCTTCGCCGGGAGCGCCCGATGACCGGCACCGGCACCACTCTGGTCATCGGCGCCACCGGCACCACCGGCAGCCGCACCACCGCACGCCTGACCGCCGCCGGCCACCGCGTCAGAGCCGCGAGCCGGCACGCCACCCCGGTCCCCGGCGCGGAGGCGGTCCCCTTCGACTGGTACGATCCCGCCGGCCACGCCGCCGCCCTCGAGGGGGTCGACCGCGTCTATCTCATACCGCCCCTGGGCGACCCCGACCCGGCAGCGGTCATGCTGCCTTTCCTGCGCCGGGCCCGGGCCGCCGGCACACGCCGCGCGGTGCTCCTCGGTTCCTCGGCCATCCCCCGGGGCGGCCCGGCGGTGGGCGCGGTGCACCAGGCTCTGCCTGAACTGTTCGAACAGTGGGCGGTGCTGCGGCCCTCCTGGTTCATGCAGAACTTCACCGGCGCGCACGCGCACGCCCGCGGCATCCGCGAGGACGGCACCATCTCCACCGCGACCGGGAACGGCCGGGTCGGCTTCGTCGACGCCGACGACATCGCCGCCGTCGCGTTCCACGCCCTGACCGACGACCCCGCCCTCAACAGCGATGTCGTCCTCACCGGACCGGAAGCGCTCAGCTACGACGACATCGCCACGCTCATCACCGAGGTCACCGGCCGGCCCGTGGTCCACCGGCCGGTCTCCTACGAACAGATGCGCGATCGCCTCTCGGCGCTGATGCCGGTGGAGTTCGCCGCCATGCTGGCGGACATGGAGCGTGCCATCGCGGAGGGGGCGGAGGACCGCGTCACCGATACCGTCCAGCGCCTCACGGGCCGGCCGGCGCGCTCTTTCCGCGCCTTCCTCTCCACGCCCGGGACCCGGCTCGACCAAGGCACGTGATCTCCGACGAGACACCGGCGGCGCGGCCTCGGCGGGGTTCGGGTGTGGGACCGCGAGAACGGGAAAGTCCGGCGCTGTGGACGTGCATCTGCTGACCTTCGGGCACAGCACCGCCGATCGGGACCGGATCACCGAGCTGCTGCGCCACGCCGGCATCACGGCCGTCGTGGACGTGCGGACCGCTCCCGGCAGCCGCCGCGACCCCGATCTGTCGCGGCGGCGGCTCGCCGAGTGGATGCCGGACGGCGGCATCGCCTACCGGTGGGAACCCGCCCTCGGCGGATTCCGCACACCTCCCGTGGACAGCCCGGACATCGTCTGGCGCAACGCCTCCTTCCGCGGCTACGCCGCCCACACCCGCTCCCCCGAGTTCGTCACCGCGATGGACCGGGTGCTGCGCGAGGCCGCGCACGGCCGCACCGCCGTGATGTGCAGCGAGGCGGTCTGGTGGCGCTGCCACCGCCGGCTGATCGCCGACTTCGCCGTACTCGCCCGCGGCGTACCGGTTCACCACCTCATGCACGACGGGCGCCTCGGCGCCCACGCGCCGACGCCCGGCGCGCGACTGCGCGACGACGGGCTTCTCGTCTACGACGGTTACGACGGCCGCACGGAGCCCGGCGGCGACTGAGGCATGCGCGCTACAGGGCGTCGGGCACGTAGCCGATCAGGACGTCGGCGGGGCCCTGGACGCGGACCTCGCCGAGGGCGGCGGGGAGGAGCAGGGTGCGGGCGCGGTCCAGGCGGCCGGTCCAGGGGCCGGAGGTGACGGTCACCGGGGCTCCGGCGTTGGTGAGGATCTGTGCGGTGGAGAAGGCGTGCACCAGGGGGGCCGTGGTGCCGGCGGTCCAGCGTTCGAGGGCGAAGTACGGGCTCGTGCAGAGCACGGTGCGCACCACGCCGCCGTCCCTGCGGATGTCCGTGCCCGAGTGGAGCTCGGGGCGCGGCCCGGGACGCCACTCGTCGAGCAGGCGGGCGAGGTTATCGTGCCACTCCGCCTCGGGGACGGGCGAACCGTCCTCCATGCGGGTGCGCATGGCGTGCTGCTGGATGTCGGAGGTCTGCTCGATCTCGTAGACGAGCGTGCCGGGGCCGAAGCTGTGCAGGGTGCCGCCGGGGACGTAGACCGTCTGTCCGGCACGGACGGGCAGGCGTCGCATGACCGCGTCGAAGTCCTGGGCGAGCAGCGCCCGGTGCAGGGTGTCGCGGTCCACGCCGGGCCGGGTGCCGACCAGGGCGGTGGCTCCCGGGGCGGCGTCGAGGATGTGCCAGGCCTCGGTCTTGCCGTGGGGTTCGCCCTCCAGGCGGCGGGCGGTGGTGTCGTCGGCGTGCAGGTGCACCGGGAGCGGGCGGCTGCCGTCGATGAACTTGGTGAGGAGGGGGAAGCGGGGGCCGGGGCGGACGTGCGGCCCCAGCAGTTCCTCGGGGTGGTCCGCCATGATCTGCCGGAGGGTGCGTCCGGCCAGGGGCCCCTCCAGGACGGTCGAGGCGTCGCCGTCGACGTCGCTCACCTCCCACGTCTCGGCCACCGGGCCGTCGGGCAGGCCGGTGCGGCCCAGCCGCTCGGCGATGGCCCGCCCGCCGAAGACGTGCTGCTTGACGGGGGTGGTGAGCCGCAGCGGGTGCCAGTCCACGTCCCTCCTCGTCGGGGCCGGATGGGTGGGGATCGGTCGGGGGACACGGCCGGGGTACCCCGGGGGGAGGCGCGCATGCGTGCGGCTGATGGAGGCTCTGGGGAGACTGTGAGTAACGTCCCCTGTACGCAGTAGGTTCCCCTTACGCGCGCGTGGGTGGCGGCGCGCGTTCGGGGCTGATGCGAGGGGGAGAACAACGTGCGTCCCGGAGACGAGTTCGCCGGCCGATATGTCCTCGAGGAGGTCATCGGCACAGGGCGGGGCGGCGACGTGTGGCTGGCCCACGACACGGTGGTGGGGCAGGACGTCGCGCTGAAGCCGGAGCGGGTCGAGGGCGACCGCGAGACGGCGGTGCGGCGGCTGCTGGGCGAGCCGCGTGCGCTGGCCAAGTTCCGTGATCATCCCCATGTCGTGACGCTGTTCGACGTCGTCACGGTGCCGTCGGACGGGGACACCGGCGGGGACGGGGGCGGAGCCACTGCCGGGGGCGGGGGCGAGACGTACTGGTTCGTCATGGAGTACGTGCCCGGCGGCGGCCTCGACCGGCAGCCGCCCATGAGCCCCGAGCGCGTGGCCCGGATCGGGGCCCAGCTCGCCGACGCGCTCGCCGCGCTGCACGAGGCGGGTATCGTCCACTGCGACCTCAAGCCCGCCAACATCGGCCTCAGCCGGCGCGGTGCCGCGAAGCTGCTGGACTTCGGCGCCGCCTACCGGGCCGGCGGCGGTGAGACCATCACGGCCAACGGGCCCTACAGCTTCACCCCGGACTACGCCGCCCCCGAGCTGGCCCGGGGAAACGTCCCGCGGCCCGCCTCCGACGTGTTCTGCCTGGCCGCCACCCTCCACGCCCTGGTCACCGGTTCCCCGCCACGCGGCGGCGAGCCCGGGGCGGACGGCGACGAGGCCGTGGCCGCCGGGGAGGACCAGGACCGTCTGACGTACTGGAAGGCCGAGCAGGGCGTCGTCGAACTGGACGCCGAAGCGGTGGGCCCCCTCCACCCCGTGCTCGGCGCCATGCTCCGGCGTGACCCGCGGCAGCGCCCCGACGCGGCCGAGGCCGGGCGGCTGCTGGCGGCCGTGGCGGAACACGGCACGCCGGACCCGGCCGGCCGGCCCGCCGCGCCCGGCGGCGGGCGCCCGCGGCGGCGACGCGCTACCCTGCTCGCGGCGGCCCTCGGCGTCGGCGCCGCGATCGTCCTGAGTCTCGTCGTCCTTCCCGGGGACGGCGACGGGCGGGGCGACGGCGGGAACAGCACGCGTGGGTCCGCCGGGAGGCAGCTTCCGAAGGACCCCTCGCACGGTGGGACGCGGGCTCTGATCGGTGATCCGCGCACCGCCGACGTGTGCGCCCTGGCCGACCCCGACGCGCTCGACCGGTTCGGGGAGAGCGAAGTCGACGTCGACTACGGCAACTTCGACCGCTGCGACGTGCTCGTCCACCCGGACGACAGGTCCCGTATCGACGTGTCGGTCCAGCTGCGCCCGGGCTCGCCGCCCGAGGCGTCGGACCCCGTCAGGACCATCGGCGGCATCGCCGTACGGGAGGCGCCGCCGAAGAAGGGCGAGTGCGGGCTGCTGCTGTCCCGGGACGACGCGGCCGGCGGCAGCGACAGCACCGGCAGCACCGGCCGCGGCAGTGGCAGCGCCGACGGCGACATGTTCGTAGGGGTCCGTGTCGACGTGGGGCACGGCACGGTGGCGGGCGGTGCCGCGGCGCTGTGCGCGGTCGCCGACACCGCCGCCCGCAGCGCGGCCGAGGTCCTGAACCGCGGCCCGCTCCCCCGCCGTTCCCCGCCCTACCCGGCCGCCTCGCTGGCCTGGACGAGCGCCTGCGCGCTGCTCGACGCCGAGGCGCTGTCCGTCGTCCCCGGCATCAAGGCCGACGTGCCGGAGGCCGGTGTCGCGGACTGGGACTGCGAGTGGTTCAGCGACGTCGACGACCTGGAGGCGGAGATCGCCTTCTTCCGCGACGAGCGCAAATCCGCGCGGGACGGCCGCACCGTCCGGCTCAGCGGTTACGACGCCGTTGTCGAGCCGGAGGGCAACGGCGACGGCACCTGCACGGTGTTCATCCCGTACCGGGAGTACGGCGGCCGGGACGCCGAGACGGCCGTCGAGATGCTGCGGCTGCACGTCGGCGGGCGGCGGTCCAGCGGCGAACTGTGCCATCTGGCCACCGAGCTCGCCGCCTCGGCGGCCGCGGAACTGCGTGCCCGCTGACACCCGGCGCATCCGCAGGCAGCCGGACATGTGAGGACTCCCGGGGCCGCGGGGAGGGGTCCCGGGCCGGTCGGCTCATGCTGACGTGTACGTCCGGCGGGGCCCGCCCGCGCCGGGGCCGCACCGTGCCGATTCCGTACGAGTCGCAAGCCCACGCACCGAGGAGACCAGCGATGTCCTTCTCCGCCAGCCTCGCGCGCGGTGTCGCGCCCACCGCACCCGGAACCCTGCACGCGCGCACGGTCACCGGCGACCTGTGCGCCCCGCCGCGCACGGGGCTGACCGTCCGCTTCGGTCGGGGCGAGCGGCCGGACGTGGACCTGGAGGTCGGCGTGGACGACCTGCGGGTGAGCCGCCGGCACGGGGAGCTGACGTACCGGCAGGGGCAGTGGTGGCTGCGCAACACCGGGAAGCAGCTGGTGCGGCTGCCGCGCGGCCGGATGATGCACACCACCACCGAGCCGGTCCCCCTCACCACCGGCTACACCCCGCTGTTCGTGAGGGGCTCCGGCTACCGCGAGCACCTGATCGAGCTGTACGTGGCCGACCACGACGACCAGGGGCCGGTGTCACGCCGCCGGGCCGAGACCCTGCGGCCGGAGACCTGGGCGCTCGACGACGACGAGCGGCTGCTGCTGGTCGTCCTCGGCCAGCGGTACCTGCTGTACGAGGAGGACCCGCGGCCCCTGACGTACTCCATGGCCGCCCGGCAGCTCGTCCATCTGCGTCCGGACGGCAACTGGACGGAACGCCGGATCGAGCACCGCATCGAGGTGGTCCGCCACCGTCTGCACGGCACCGGCTTCAAGTACCCGCTGGTGCACGACAAGACGGAGGAGCGGCGGCCCTACGACAACACCCTGCTGCACAACCTGCTCAAGGGCCTGGTCGAGTCGACGACGCTGGTCCCGCCGGACCTCAACCTGATGGACGACACGCCCGGCGACCCCAACATGCCCGGACTCCAGGACGGGTCGCCCGCGGGGCAGCCGTAGCCATGGGCGGTGACGCGCCTGTCGTCCGGGAACGGCTGCGGGAGCTGAGCGGCCCGGAACTCTACCGCCGCAACGCCTTCCGCGTGACCGGGGCGAGCACCTGCGCGGCCCGCCGTACGATCGTCCGGCGCCGGCAGCAGCTCGC from Streptomyces chartreusis NRRL 3882 harbors:
- a CDS encoding serine/threonine-protein kinase: MRPGDEFAGRYVLEEVIGTGRGGDVWLAHDTVVGQDVALKPERVEGDRETAVRRLLGEPRALAKFRDHPHVVTLFDVVTVPSDGDTGGDGGGATAGGGGETYWFVMEYVPGGGLDRQPPMSPERVARIGAQLADALAALHEAGIVHCDLKPANIGLSRRGAAKLLDFGAAYRAGGGETITANGPYSFTPDYAAPELARGNVPRPASDVFCLAATLHALVTGSPPRGGEPGADGDEAVAAGEDQDRLTYWKAEQGVVELDAEAVGPLHPVLGAMLRRDPRQRPDAAEAGRLLAAVAEHGTPDPAGRPAAPGGGRPRRRRATLLAAALGVGAAIVLSLVVLPGDGDGRGDGGNSTRGSAGRQLPKDPSHGGTRALIGDPRTADVCALADPDALDRFGESEVDVDYGNFDRCDVLVHPDDRSRIDVSVQLRPGSPPEASDPVRTIGGIAVREAPPKKGECGLLLSRDDAAGGSDSTGSTGRGSGSADGDMFVGVRVDVGHGTVAGGAAALCAVADTAARSAAEVLNRGPLPRRSPPYPAASLAWTSACALLDAEALSVVPGIKADVPEAGVADWDCEWFSDVDDLEAEIAFFRDERKSARDGRTVRLSGYDAVVEPEGNGDGTCTVFIPYREYGGRDAETAVEMLRLHVGGRRSSGELCHLATELAASAAAELRAR
- a CDS encoding FHA domain-containing protein; the encoded protein is MSFSASLARGVAPTAPGTLHARTVTGDLCAPPRTGLTVRFGRGERPDVDLEVGVDDLRVSRRHGELTYRQGQWWLRNTGKQLVRLPRGRMMHTTTEPVPLTTGYTPLFVRGSGYREHLIELYVADHDDQGPVSRRRAETLRPETWALDDDERLLLVVLGQRYLLYEEDPRPLTYSMAARQLVHLRPDGNWTERRIEHRIEVVRHRLHGTGFKYPLVHDKTEERRPYDNTLLHNLLKGLVESTTLVPPDLNLMDDTPGDPNMPGLQDGSPAGQP